The following are encoded together in the Eptesicus fuscus isolate TK198812 chromosome 16, DD_ASM_mEF_20220401, whole genome shotgun sequence genome:
- the DGUOK gene encoding deoxyguanosine kinase, mitochondrial isoform X3 — MYREPARWSYTFQTFSFMSRLKIQLEPFPEKVLRAKKGVQIFERSVYSDRYIFAKNLFENGSLSDMEWHIYQDWHSFLLQEFAGRLQLHGFIYLQATPQVCLKRLHRRGREEERGIELEYLEQLHGQHEAWLVHKTTKLHFETLLNIPVLVLDVSDDFCEDETKEEEFMIKVNTFVNTL; from the exons ATGTACCGGGAGCCAGCAAGATGGTCCTACACATTCCAGACATTTTCTTTTATGAGCCGCCTAAAAATACAGCTGGAGCCCTTCCCCGAGAAAGTCTTACGGGCCAAGAAAGGGGTACAGATCTTTGAGAGGTCTGTGTACAGCGACAG GTATATCTTTGCAAAGAATCTGTTTGAAAATGGCTCCCTCAGTGATATGGAGTGGCATATCTACCAGGACTGGCATTCTTTTCTCCTGCAGGAGTTTGCCGGCCGGCTCCAACTACACGGCTTCATCTACCTTCAGGCTACTCCCCAG GTTTGTTTGAAGAGACTACACCGGAGGggcagggaagaagagagaggaattgAGCTGGAATATCTTGAGCAGCTTCATGGTCAGCACGAGGCCTGGCTTGTTCACAAGACCACCAA GCTCCACTTTGAGACTCTGCTGAACATCCCAGTGCTGGTGTTGGATGTCAGTGATGATTTTTGTGAAGATGAAACCAAAGAAGAAGAATTCATGATAAAG GTAAACACCTTTGTAAATACTTTGTAA